A single genomic interval of Zobellia nedashkovskayae harbors:
- a CDS encoding heparin lyase I family protein, translating into MKLITILLIIGTLSISSDISSVVCWFQDSIELSKQAFLQEKSYNMNLDRYNSKGDSICKTKGGEAHDTGLKVWCWGDVNIPSYKGEKSVSFSDNQLKVDSECSEQQVTIEKGKIKFTINPVVPPSGDWCDNEFNMRAEISTSPWLVNHPKGTEEWFGWSYTLSDDYIIDEDNPWLFFQVHEGTRGKTPLIALWFMNKGGQGSGNAGEIHVVNSSSNYGNHFYPSKIIPKAGQTLNIVVHVVWGDAYNGLLQVWIDGEIVHDRQARTIRFSNPVGGNAKWGIYKWPWRSIEGVTKSQKQGITDLQTFMGPLRIITRKPEDKDYLNNSYMLVSP; encoded by the coding sequence ATGAAACTCATAACAATACTTCTTATTATAGGAACACTCTCAATATCAAGTGATATAAGTAGTGTGGTTTGTTGGTTTCAGGATTCCATAGAGCTTAGCAAACAGGCTTTTTTACAAGAAAAAAGTTATAATATGAATCTTGATCGTTATAATTCAAAAGGAGATTCAATCTGTAAAACAAAAGGAGGGGAAGCGCATGATACAGGTTTAAAAGTTTGGTGCTGGGGAGATGTTAATATTCCGTCCTACAAAGGAGAAAAGTCCGTTAGTTTTAGTGATAACCAACTTAAGGTAGATTCTGAATGTTCTGAGCAACAGGTAACAATAGAAAAAGGAAAGATTAAATTTACTATTAATCCTGTAGTTCCTCCTTCTGGTGATTGGTGTGATAATGAATTTAATATGCGAGCAGAGATCAGTACCTCGCCGTGGTTGGTAAATCACCCTAAAGGAACTGAAGAATGGTTTGGTTGGAGTTATACATTGAGTGATGATTACATAATTGATGAGGATAATCCTTGGCTTTTTTTTCAAGTACATGAAGGCACTAGAGGAAAAACACCCCTAATTGCTTTATGGTTTATGAATAAGGGTGGACAAGGCAGTGGCAATGCGGGTGAAATACATGTTGTAAACTCATCCAGTAATTATGGTAATCACTTTTATCCTTCTAAAATTATTCCGAAAGCAGGCCAAACATTAAATATAGTAGTACATGTTGTTTGGGGTGACGCATATAACGGCCTTTTACAGGTTTGGATTGATGGGGAAATCGTTCACGACCGTCAAGCTAGGACCATTCGTTTTTCAAATCCTGTTGGGGGTAATGCAAAATGGGGTATCTATAAATGGCCATGGCGCAGTATTGAGGGAGTAACAAAATCGCAAAAACAAGGCATTACTGACTTACAGACATTCATGGGGCCTTTAAGAATTATTACCAGAAAACCAGAAGATAAAGATTATCTTAACAACTCATATATGCTGGTTTCCCCATAG
- a CDS encoding lipopolysaccharide biosynthesis protein yields MYKILKNFLDNIGQRLNKGQKRSVKAKKNILASFLIKGTSILIGFYMVPLTIGYVDKEQYGVWLTLSSVVGWFSFFDIGLGSGLRNKLALALANDEMEKAKSYVSSTYAILGMIISAILVVFFVIQPYLDWQSILNTTEVSGPELRLVAIATFAFFCINFILKLIYSIFLAYQRPAYQGLYNLLSNILALIIVFTLTKTTEGSLYYLSLALGVSPMVILLLVSIYMFYGGYRSIAPSFSYVRREQFGELWGIGGKFFIVQVSSIIIFSTDNVIITQLLGPSEVPAYAIAYKYFGLITAVFAIVSSPFWSAYTEAYAKKDMQWILATNKKLIKVWMALFAFSIVMLLGSTYFYHFWVPGIEVPFLLSVIMCVYVNVLAWGNIFVVFINGVGKIKLQLVVGIISMLVNVPLSYFFAKTLGLDSAGVILASIISVAYGPILAPIQFKKILNGTATGIWNK; encoded by the coding sequence ATGTATAAAATCCTAAAGAACTTCCTAGATAATATAGGACAACGTCTGAATAAAGGTCAAAAAAGATCTGTAAAAGCTAAAAAAAATATATTGGCGTCCTTTTTAATTAAGGGTACTAGTATTTTAATTGGTTTTTATATGGTCCCTTTGACCATAGGATATGTTGATAAAGAACAATACGGGGTATGGCTTACGCTTTCGTCTGTAGTTGGTTGGTTCAGTTTTTTTGATATTGGTTTAGGTAGTGGTCTTAGAAATAAATTAGCTCTAGCCTTGGCTAATGATGAGATGGAAAAGGCCAAATCCTACGTCAGCTCTACCTATGCGATTTTAGGAATGATAATTTCTGCTATCCTGGTCGTTTTCTTTGTGATTCAGCCTTATTTAGATTGGCAATCCATTTTAAATACTACAGAGGTTAGTGGTCCAGAACTACGTCTTGTAGCGATTGCTACTTTCGCTTTTTTCTGTATCAATTTTATATTGAAATTAATTTACTCTATTTTTTTAGCATATCAGCGACCCGCATATCAAGGTCTATATAACTTGTTAAGTAATATACTCGCTTTGATAATTGTATTTACACTTACTAAGACAACAGAGGGCTCTCTTTATTATCTATCGTTAGCTCTTGGGGTGTCGCCGATGGTAATTTTATTGTTAGTCAGCATTTATATGTTCTATGGTGGTTATAGGTCTATAGCTCCATCCTTTAGTTATGTAAGGAGAGAGCAATTTGGTGAGCTATGGGGTATAGGAGGAAAGTTTTTTATAGTACAAGTATCATCTATTATAATTTTTTCTACTGATAATGTGATAATCACGCAGCTATTAGGTCCGTCCGAAGTGCCTGCATATGCCATAGCATATAAGTATTTTGGATTGATTACGGCAGTATTCGCTATAGTTTCATCTCCTTTTTGGTCCGCATACACAGAGGCATATGCAAAAAAGGATATGCAATGGATTTTGGCTACGAATAAAAAACTTATTAAAGTTTGGATGGCGTTATTCGCCTTTAGTATAGTTATGTTATTGGGGTCTACTTACTTTTACCATTTTTGGGTGCCTGGAATTGAAGTTCCATTTTTACTTTCGGTAATAATGTGCGTCTATGTAAACGTTCTCGCTTGGGGTAATATATTCGTGGTATTTATTAATGGGGTAGGTAAAATTAAGTTGCAGTTAGTTGTCGGTATTATTAGTATGTTAGTTAATGTTCCTTTGTCCTATTTCTTTGCAAAAACTTTAGGTTTGGACTCGGCTGGCGTTATTTTAGCAAGTATTATTTCAGTAGCTTATGGGCCAATTTTGGCACCAATACAGTTTAAGAAAATTTTGAATGGTACAGCTACTGGCATATGGAATAAGTAG
- a CDS encoding glycosyltransferase → MEKQTQNTTAHIVFMGEIRFPYGLAAVQRLTLMAKAFIHEGCRVTVICRKGSWNQDEHKDFDYKGNFEGIDYIYTSKDVHRPNSFLGRNVQKIKGIIGEIKYLRELKKHDRIDLAIVPNREVKHALRYLLFSYFYKIPTATNFVEMASSMEHRTGFLQRINDRLIDNWVLKQYNGALPISDRLMNHYHKESPSKPTLKLPILCDFEKFNIPKGNQEEPYFLYCGSIRYKEVFNFIIESYKSLNVDEHTKLYMIVSGGSKKETAQLEDEINKSFTTQPIKLYTNIPYEKLVYLYTNAIALLIPLRPTIQDTSRFPHKIGEYLASGNPVITTAVGEIMNYFEDGKTALVADNYDVASFAQKMRYVIDNPEKSVEIGLNGKELGLREFDYRAHGKRMLDFLNTL, encoded by the coding sequence TTGGAAAAACAAACACAAAATACTACGGCACATATTGTATTTATGGGAGAAATAAGGTTTCCTTACGGATTAGCCGCAGTCCAAAGACTTACTTTAATGGCAAAAGCCTTTATACATGAAGGCTGTAGGGTTACGGTTATTTGTAGAAAGGGATCGTGGAACCAAGACGAGCATAAAGATTTTGATTATAAAGGCAATTTTGAAGGAATTGATTACATCTATACATCAAAAGATGTACATAGGCCAAATAGTTTTTTGGGCCGCAATGTTCAAAAAATAAAAGGTATTATTGGTGAAATTAAATATTTAAGAGAACTAAAGAAACATGATAGGATAGATTTAGCTATTGTTCCTAATAGAGAAGTAAAGCATGCTCTTCGTTACCTTTTGTTTTCATATTTCTATAAAATACCTACTGCGACCAATTTTGTAGAAATGGCTTCTTCAATGGAGCATAGAACAGGGTTTTTACAGCGCATTAATGATCGTTTGATAGATAATTGGGTTCTAAAACAATATAATGGGGCTCTACCTATAAGTGACCGATTAATGAACCACTATCATAAAGAATCACCGTCCAAGCCTACGTTGAAACTACCTATTTTATGTGATTTTGAAAAATTTAATATTCCTAAAGGTAATCAAGAAGAACCATATTTTCTATACTGCGGTAGTATTCGTTACAAGGAAGTGTTCAATTTTATTATAGAGTCTTATAAAAGCTTGAATGTAGACGAACATACCAAGTTATACATGATTGTAAGTGGTGGCAGTAAAAAAGAAACTGCGCAACTTGAAGATGAGATAAACAAGTCGTTTACTACCCAGCCAATAAAATTGTATACCAACATCCCTTATGAAAAGCTTGTGTATTTGTATACGAATGCAATAGCCCTTCTTATTCCATTAAGGCCTACAATTCAAGATACTTCTAGATTTCCTCATAAAATAGGGGAATATCTGGCTTCAGGAAATCCTGTGATAACAACAGCAGTTGGTGAGATAATGAATTATTTTGAGGACGGGAAGACTGCGTTAGTCGCAGATAATTATGATGTGGCCTCTTTTGCTCAAAAGATGAGGTATGTTATAGATAATCCAGAAAAGTCTGTAGAAATAGGGTTAAACGGAAAAGAACTTGGATTAAGAGAATTTGACTATCGCGCACACGGCAAACGAATGCTAGATTTTCTAAACACACTATAG
- a CDS encoding MBOAT family O-acyltransferase, with protein MSYTIDVYRGNLKPTKDFVSFASFVSFFPQLVAGPIERATNLLPQILNRRVFKSEIAAQGLRLIVWGMFKKVVIADSLAPVVDNIFSGFDTYGGGTLILGSIYFAFQIYCDFSGYSDIAIGISKLFGFELMSNFKFPYFSRNIGEFWRRWHISLSTWFRDYLYIPLGGSKGGRWMSLRNIFVIFIVSGFWHGANWTFVIWGLIHAMLYIPSFVLNTNRKYLTAVVAENSIFPSLKEAFQMGVNFCFVTIGWVFFRSESTEKAITIIGKFFTEFSYHTPYKDYLYYYIVPFVILEWLFRRDERLTNVNKLLWLVLTVIFLIFITAKFGNQQSFIYFQF; from the coding sequence ATGTCCTATACTATTGATGTGTATCGCGGTAACCTTAAGCCTACCAAAGATTTTGTTTCCTTTGCTTCTTTTGTGTCGTTTTTCCCACAATTGGTAGCTGGGCCCATTGAGAGGGCTACTAACTTATTGCCTCAAATATTAAACCGAAGGGTGTTTAAGTCCGAAATTGCCGCTCAAGGGTTGCGGTTGATAGTTTGGGGTATGTTTAAAAAAGTGGTGATTGCAGATTCATTAGCCCCTGTTGTAGATAATATTTTCTCGGGTTTTGATACCTACGGAGGTGGTACGCTTATATTAGGGTCAATTTACTTCGCTTTTCAGATTTATTGTGATTTTAGTGGGTATTCGGATATAGCCATAGGTATATCAAAGCTGTTTGGGTTTGAGCTTATGTCAAATTTTAAATTCCCCTACTTCTCAAGAAATATAGGTGAATTCTGGCGTCGTTGGCATATCTCTCTTTCAACTTGGTTCAGAGACTATTTGTATATACCCTTGGGCGGATCAAAAGGAGGACGATGGATGTCACTTAGAAACATTTTTGTAATATTTATCGTTAGCGGTTTTTGGCATGGAGCTAATTGGACTTTTGTAATATGGGGGTTGATTCATGCTATGCTTTATATCCCATCTTTTGTTTTAAATACCAATAGAAAATACTTAACAGCCGTTGTTGCAGAAAATTCCATATTCCCTTCTTTGAAAGAGGCTTTTCAGATGGGTGTTAATTTTTGTTTCGTAACAATAGGGTGGGTATTCTTTAGAAGTGAGAGCACAGAAAAGGCAATTACAATTATTGGAAAGTTTTTTACTGAGTTTTCATATCATACACCATATAAAGATTATTTATATTATTACATAGTGCCATTTGTCATTCTTGAATGGTTATTCAGAAGGGATGAGCGTCTAACAAATGTCAATAAATTACTATGGTTAGTGCTTACGGTAATATTTTTAATCTTTATAACAGCAAAATTCGGTAATCAACAATCATTTATATACTTCCAGTTTTGA
- a CDS encoding glycosyltransferase: MKILILIESLTSGGRERRLIELLKGSKEYKDIELGLVVFSNRIHYKEVYELGVPITILERVPKKNPMVFYRLYKLCKSWKPDLLHSWGSMSTILGIPSSKLLGIPLINGSIVDAPENLNLFNKDYFRTKLASPFSKVIVGNSLAGLKAYNIPSKKGLCIYNGFDLNRISKLNSEANIRQEFNIMTPKIVGMVGNFSERKDFKTYIKAAMIVLDQREDVTFLAIGGGPDLEECRKMVPEKHVERFVFTGLQTDVESIVATFSLGVLSTNMQVHGEGISNAILEYMALGKATVATTGGGTNEAVEDGKTGFLVAPASPEAMADKISQILDDEQLCQAMGVAARNRMENMFGLKKMTSSYVQLYKKNV, from the coding sequence ATGAAAATATTAATACTTATTGAGAGCCTTACTTCAGGCGGAAGGGAAAGAAGACTGATTGAGCTGTTGAAGGGTAGCAAAGAATACAAAGATATAGAGCTAGGTTTGGTGGTTTTTTCAAATAGAATTCACTATAAAGAAGTTTATGAGTTAGGTGTGCCCATTACTATATTAGAAAGAGTGCCTAAAAAAAATCCAATGGTCTTTTATAGGCTCTATAAACTTTGTAAAAGCTGGAAACCGGATTTACTTCATAGTTGGGGGTCAATGTCTACTATTTTAGGGATACCATCTTCAAAATTGCTGGGTATACCTCTTATAAATGGAAGTATAGTTGATGCACCGGAAAATCTTAATTTATTCAATAAGGATTATTTTAGGACAAAGTTGGCTTCGCCTTTTTCAAAAGTTATTGTTGGCAATTCTTTAGCGGGTTTGAAAGCCTATAATATCCCAAGTAAAAAAGGTCTTTGTATATACAATGGTTTCGATTTAAATCGAATCTCAAAATTGAATAGTGAAGCTAACATTAGGCAGGAATTCAACATAATGACTCCTAAAATAGTAGGTATGGTTGGTAACTTTTCTGAAAGAAAGGATTTTAAGACCTACATTAAAGCTGCAATGATCGTATTGGACCAAAGAGAAGATGTTACTTTTTTGGCTATTGGCGGAGGTCCAGATTTAGAGGAGTGCAGAAAAATGGTACCGGAAAAGCATGTGGAGAGGTTTGTTTTTACAGGTTTGCAGACAGATGTAGAATCTATTGTTGCCACATTTAGCCTAGGAGTTCTGTCAACCAATATGCAGGTTCATGGCGAGGGTATATCCAACGCTATATTAGAATATATGGCACTAGGAAAAGCTACGGTTGCCACTACAGGAGGAGGGACCAATGAAGCTGTTGAAGATGGTAAAACAGGGTTTTTGGTAGCGCCAGCGTCGCCCGAAGCAATGGCTGATAAAATATCACAGATTCTAGATGATGAACAATTATGTCAGGCAATGGGGGTAGCAGCAAGAAATAGAATGGAAAATATGTTCGGACTCAAGAAAATGACTAGTTCATATGTTCAATTGTATAAAAAAAACGTATAA
- a CDS encoding glycosyltransferase family 4 protein, giving the protein MKLFLVGDFPEDNKAYGGVQGVLVNMANELIKRSDIELVLVSTSSDSGFSKFENTCSVYRLSFRSSFLKARKEFNDIVTKEEPDIIHLQGVVPGVLLYRSSYRNFFVVTQHAILSEERLLQVTSKRKILFKIKEKVEDYYLNKIKNIIFISEYNKGIYFKKNGDSDDVNSELIVNPVNEIFYQNTAVLESQVPNEMYFVGEIKKRKGLHILIQALHLLDKKGIDSKLHVIGGYKEMEYKKEIDDLISSLNISEKVIFGGWKNQSEVLSYAQNIPVFVLPSFQETLPLSIAEAMTQGKIVVATDICGIPEMIKNHESGYLFPKGDSEKLAEVLAHIFQNPDKQKVVSDNAKLASKRFQPETVIERTINFYERILSK; this is encoded by the coding sequence ATGAAGTTATTCTTAGTTGGTGATTTTCCTGAAGATAATAAGGCCTATGGTGGTGTTCAAGGTGTTTTGGTGAATATGGCCAATGAACTAATAAAACGTTCGGATATAGAACTTGTTTTAGTATCTACATCTTCTGATAGCGGGTTCTCAAAATTTGAAAATACGTGTTCCGTCTACAGATTGAGTTTTAGGTCGTCTTTTTTGAAAGCTAGAAAAGAATTCAACGATATTGTTACAAAAGAAGAACCAGATATTATTCATCTTCAAGGAGTAGTGCCCGGGGTACTTTTATATAGATCTAGTTATAGAAACTTTTTTGTAGTGACTCAACATGCCATTCTTAGTGAAGAGCGCTTGTTACAGGTAACTAGTAAAAGAAAAATCTTATTCAAGATAAAAGAGAAGGTAGAAGACTACTATCTGAACAAGATAAAAAATATCATTTTTATATCGGAATACAATAAGGGTATATATTTTAAAAAGAACGGTGATAGCGACGACGTTAATTCAGAGCTCATTGTTAACCCAGTTAATGAAATATTTTATCAAAACACTGCGGTTTTAGAGAGCCAGGTTCCAAATGAAATGTATTTTGTTGGAGAGATAAAGAAACGTAAAGGCCTTCATATTCTAATACAAGCTTTGCACTTATTGGATAAGAAAGGGATAGACAGTAAACTTCATGTTATTGGTGGGTATAAAGAAATGGAGTATAAAAAGGAGATTGACGATTTAATAAGCTCACTCAATATTTCAGAAAAAGTGATATTCGGTGGCTGGAAAAATCAATCTGAAGTTTTGTCCTATGCTCAAAATATTCCAGTCTTTGTGTTGCCATCTTTTCAGGAGACATTGCCTTTAAGTATAGCTGAAGCCATGACTCAAGGAAAAATTGTTGTAGCCACAGATATATGTGGTATCCCTGAAATGATAAAAAATCATGAATCCGGGTATCTTTTTCCAAAAGGAGATTCTGAAAAACTGGCAGAAGTTCTAGCGCATATTTTTCAAAATCCTGACAAACAAAAAGTTGTATCAGATAATGCTAAACTGGCCAGTAAGAGGTTCCAGCCAGAGACTGTTATAGAAAGAACGATCAATTTTTACGAACGTATTTTATCAAAATAA
- a CDS encoding heparin lyase I family protein, with amino-acid sequence MKVLKITLSILVLNCFFSCGKDESIVQKDELYGKNEVIEPEGSDSVEEVIDSEENEVLTDDIPVQEEGPISQKDEVICETKGAMGDETGLKVWCWGDVVIPDYSSKVGVPFSNGQLKINSECYEKQVTKEDSRLKFSINPTYPEVGNWCSNAYNMRAEISTEPWKVNHPAGTEEWFGWSYSFGDNYIIDKENPWAFFQVHEGTAGKTPLIAMWSVNEGGAGSGNAGEVLVVNNCDDSKSTYYSTGIIPKASQTLDIVIHVIWGDDNNGLLQVWIDGVNVVDAQERTVRASHPVGGNAKWGIYKWPWRSGDDVQKSRDLGITNLETYMGALRIITRKPSDSDYKKDSFSLVVPR; translated from the coding sequence ATGAAAGTGTTGAAAATAACTCTATCTATTCTCGTGTTGAATTGTTTTTTTTCCTGTGGTAAAGATGAATCTATTGTACAGAAAGATGAGTTATATGGAAAAAATGAAGTAATTGAGCCTGAAGGTTCCGATTCAGTAGAAGAAGTGATAGACTCTGAAGAAAATGAGGTTTTAACAGATGACATTCCTGTTCAGGAAGAAGGTCCTATTAGTCAAAAAGATGAAGTTATTTGTGAAACTAAAGGAGCGATGGGAGATGAGACTGGTCTAAAGGTCTGGTGTTGGGGTGATGTGGTAATTCCTGATTATTCTTCAAAAGTAGGTGTTCCCTTTAGTAATGGGCAATTGAAAATCAACTCTGAATGTTACGAAAAACAAGTTACAAAAGAAGATAGCCGACTTAAGTTTAGTATAAACCCTACTTATCCAGAAGTTGGTAATTGGTGTTCTAATGCATATAATATGCGTGCAGAAATAAGTACAGAGCCATGGAAGGTTAATCATCCTGCAGGAACTGAAGAGTGGTTTGGATGGAGTTATAGTTTTGGAGATAATTATATTATAGATAAAGAAAATCCTTGGGCATTTTTTCAAGTACATGAGGGTACAGCTGGAAAAACACCTCTTATAGCCATGTGGTCTGTAAATGAAGGAGGTGCAGGTTCTGGGAACGCAGGTGAAGTTCTCGTGGTAAATAATTGTGACGATAGTAAAAGTACTTATTATTCTACAGGAATAATACCTAAGGCATCCCAGACCCTAGACATAGTAATCCATGTAATTTGGGGAGATGATAATAACGGTCTGCTTCAAGTTTGGATAGATGGGGTCAATGTAGTAGATGCACAAGAACGTACAGTACGAGCATCTCATCCTGTGGGTGGAAATGCGAAGTGGGGCATTTATAAATGGCCATGGAGAAGTGGTGATGATGTTCAAAAGTCAAGGGATCTTGGAATAACCAATTTGGAAACTTATATGGGTGCATTACGAATTATTACAAGAAAACCTAGTGATTCAGATTATAAGAAAGATTCTTTTTCGTTAGTTGTACCAAGATAG
- a CDS encoding glycosyltransferase family 4 protein: protein MRVLWFSNRPPLGASNSKNRVGGSWIESLEQEIMDNSDIELGIVFSELEKEAKEIISETSRTKYFMVPRYPFGKFDRWYSRFFATPPSENSLKHYLKVVNDFKPDVILFFGTESDFPLIIPELKVPSIIWFQGNLTVYEMMYENGLKVKKTLALESLKHMLSGDTMYHNFLKFKHLVTREKRIFSFAENFIGRTTWDSRLVKTMAPQAKYFHCDEAMRPPFLTNQWKQWSDRDKFVITTTIRGNLYKGLENVFRTSEILSNKIGKRLEWRIIGIAEGTVYTKAARKEANFPLSRPEVKLLGNKTGPEMIEELLNSDIYVHPSHIENSPNGVQEAMLLGMPVIATNVGGTPSMLVDGEEGLLVQNKDPYAMAGAILEFSESPDKAKRMGDNARKLGLVRNSSKKICDDLLKIFDELTQTKK, encoded by the coding sequence ATGCGCGTACTCTGGTTTTCAAATAGACCTCCTTTAGGAGCATCTAACTCTAAAAATAGAGTTGGAGGTAGTTGGATTGAGTCATTGGAGCAAGAAATAATGGATAACTCAGATATTGAGTTGGGTATAGTTTTTAGCGAGCTTGAAAAAGAGGCTAAGGAAATTATATCAGAGACTTCACGTACCAAGTATTTCATGGTGCCAAGATATCCGTTTGGTAAGTTTGATCGTTGGTATAGTCGTTTTTTTGCTACGCCCCCTTCAGAGAATTCATTAAAACATTATTTGAAGGTCGTTAATGATTTTAAACCAGATGTTATTCTTTTTTTTGGAACAGAGTCAGACTTTCCTTTAATAATTCCAGAACTAAAAGTTCCGTCTATTATTTGGTTTCAAGGTAATCTTACGGTATATGAAATGATGTATGAGAATGGACTTAAGGTGAAAAAGACTTTAGCTCTAGAATCTTTAAAGCATATGTTATCTGGTGATACCATGTATCATAATTTTTTGAAATTTAAACATCTTGTGACAAGAGAAAAACGTATTTTTTCTTTTGCAGAAAACTTTATAGGACGAACGACTTGGGATAGTAGATTGGTGAAAACAATGGCCCCTCAGGCTAAATATTTTCATTGTGATGAGGCTATGCGCCCTCCTTTTTTGACAAACCAATGGAAGCAATGGAGCGATAGAGATAAGTTTGTAATTACCACAACAATACGGGGTAATTTGTATAAAGGCTTAGAAAATGTTTTTAGAACAAGTGAAATTCTAAGTAATAAAATAGGAAAACGTTTAGAATGGCGGATAATTGGAATAGCAGAAGGTACTGTTTATACCAAAGCCGCTAGAAAGGAGGCTAATTTTCCCTTATCTCGTCCTGAAGTAAAGTTATTAGGAAACAAGACAGGGCCTGAAATGATAGAGGAATTACTTAATTCAGATATTTACGTTCACCCATCGCATATTGAGAACAGTCCTAATGGTGTTCAGGAAGCTATGTTGCTGGGTATGCCAGTAATTGCCACTAATGTTGGAGGAACTCCAAGTATGTTAGTTGATGGAGAAGAAGGACTTTTAGTACAGAATAAAGATCCTTATGCAATGGCCGGTGCTATTTTGGAATTTTCTGAATCCCCAGATAAGGCAAAACGTATGGGCGATAATGCTAGAAAATTAGGTCTGGTGAGAAACAGTAGTAAGAAGATATGTGACGATTTATTGAAAATATTCGATGAGTTAACTCAAACAAAGAAATAG
- a CDS encoding glycosyltransferase family 4 protein, whose protein sequence is MKNKPQIAFFGIKYFPSRGGTSRVAENLIINLANDFEITVYCYKNKDAKNHIPGVKVIEFPEIKFGSLGVFLYYGLCYMHIRLFGTYDIVHAHKIDSFFFLDGLSKKSKVIATAHEAPYKRDKWGRVAKKFFKLCERRFLNFKGTKTAISKPLCEFYKETENIDVLFVPNGINLSENRSVALGEKFWPAQLPKSTPFVLFAARRIMGTKGLHTMLKAYKKIDYKGHIFVAGELDNYPAYIKEIKELSKGLNVHFLGFVNPLPALLALVDSCEYFVFPSETEGMSIMLLEVASTGKPILASDIPENTQVFNEDDVLFFENKNVDDLAEKIKWLESNTKEFELLGQHAETKVANRYTWDRIALEYKDLYESLL, encoded by the coding sequence ATGAAAAACAAACCGCAAATTGCATTTTTTGGTATCAAGTATTTCCCTTCAAGGGGAGGGACAAGTAGAGTAGCGGAGAACCTGATTATTAATTTGGCAAACGATTTTGAGATTACGGTTTATTGTTATAAAAACAAAGATGCTAAAAATCATATACCAGGAGTAAAGGTTATAGAATTTCCTGAAATTAAATTTGGGAGTCTAGGTGTCTTCCTTTACTACGGTCTTTGTTATATGCATATCAGACTTTTTGGTACATATGACATAGTACATGCTCATAAAATAGATAGTTTCTTTTTTCTTGATGGTCTTTCAAAAAAGTCCAAAGTAATTGCCACGGCCCATGAAGCACCTTATAAGCGTGATAAATGGGGTCGTGTGGCCAAGAAATTCTTTAAATTGTGCGAAAGACGTTTTCTAAATTTCAAAGGAACTAAAACCGCTATTTCTAAGCCTCTTTGTGAGTTTTATAAAGAAACGGAGAACATAGACGTTCTTTTTGTTCCTAACGGAATTAATCTTTCTGAAAACCGATCGGTAGCTCTTGGTGAAAAATTCTGGCCAGCTCAACTGCCAAAATCCACACCTTTTGTATTGTTTGCGGCACGGAGGATTATGGGTACTAAAGGTTTGCATACTATGCTCAAAGCCTATAAAAAAATAGATTATAAAGGCCATATTTTTGTTGCGGGTGAGTTGGACAATTATCCTGCATACATTAAAGAAATTAAAGAATTAAGTAAGGGGCTTAACGTTCATTTTCTTGGTTTTGTTAATCCGCTACCGGCGTTATTGGCCTTGGTAGATTCATGCGAATACTTTGTGTTTCCATCAGAAACAGAAGGCATGTCTATAATGTTATTAGAAGTAGCAAGCACTGGTAAACCTATTTTGGCAAGTGATATTCCTGAAAACACCCAAGTTTTTAATGAAGATGATGTACTCTTTTTTGAAAATAAAAATGTTGATGACCTTGCTGAAAAAATAAAGTGGTTGGAGAGTAACACCAAAGAATTTGAATTACTTGGGCAACATGCAGAGACCAAAGTAGCTAATAGATATACTTGGGATCGAATAGCCTTAGAGTATAAGGACCTTTATGAGAGTCTTTTATAA